The Cervus elaphus chromosome 20, mCerEla1.1, whole genome shotgun sequence genomic interval GAGAACTTGGTACCAATTCGGGGGCTGAGATAAGAGCTCACCCGTGTACCTCTCAGtattggggtggggaaggagtgtTTGATGTCACTGTGATCCCCTACCCCAGCTATTGCAGCATCTGAAGAGGATCATCTCCGACCTGTGTAAACTCTATAACCTCCCTCAGCATCCAGATGTGGAGATGCTGGATCAGCCCTTGCCAGCCGAGCAGGTGAGCACCTGAGGGGCTTTGAACCCTGTTAGGCAGAGTTACCCCCACAAACAGCACTCAGGAAATACATGTTAATTGAGGTGAACCTGCAGAAGTTTCTCTCCAGTGCTACTCCAGACATGTACACATATCATGACTCGGCCTACACATAATCATGACTCTGCCTCTTCTCCAGATGTTCGGAATCTAGCTAAATGGGGCACCAGTAACTTCACCCCTCTGATCAAACTCTGTCCTGCGCAAGGTCATccctcgggggggggggggggtttacCCTTAGCAGTAGGTGACCACTGGGGACTGAGGCCCCGTGTTAAGATCCGAGAATGCAATTCAGTCTAGAGATGATTGAGTACAGGGGTTCTTGGGGAGATTAAATGGGGATTTGTGAGTGAGGTGGCAGAAACAGCCATGTGCTTCTCTCATTGGTTGGCGTGTAGTGCACTGGTAGTGAAGGCATCCCTGGACTGTCGATTCCGCGCAGTTCTGACTGGCGGGGAGGCTGGTAGCCTCATGGGCAGGTGCACAGCTTCCAGACCCAGAGGCTCAGGGGAGTAGGTCCGAGGCTACATTCCAGGAAGCCACCAAGGTCTGACCTCCATCTTTTCCCTCCCCACTGCAGTGTACACAGGAAGACGTGTCTTCagaagatgaagatgaagagATGCCTGAGGTAGGCTTCTACCCAAGACGGTACTGGTAGGCCTTTCTTTTGGTCAGCAGCTTTGAGAGCCTGCTATGTACAGAGCTCCAGTCTAGACCTGGGGAGAGAGAAATACCAAATGAATAAAGACAGATGTACTGACCTGGGAGGTTCAGTACAGTGCCCCCCTGGGAGGGGGGCAGCAGTGTAGTAGAGACAGGGCACCCACGTCCAACTGCCGAAGATAGATAAGTGCAAATCTGTTTACACTAAATAGTCACTGTGTTAACCTCAGATGGCTTTGTAGTCAGACCTGAGCTTGCATCCTCTATCTTCCAGCTGTCTTGATTGGGGGATTTTACCTATTCTACTAAAGTACAACTTCTgcagttttcttatttataaaatgggatgTTAATATCTACTACATAGGGTTGTCTTTAAATAAGGCACTGCATGTGAAAGCCTCCATTCAGTACATAAGTGCTAAATGATTGGTGATACTCTCTAAAAACAACTTGGTTAAGAACTTGAACTTCAGAGCCAGGCCAAATTTGATGTGCATCTTAGTTCTATTAAGAGTTGTATGACTTTGTGGGCATGATAACCTCACCTGGACCTCAGTGTTCTCTTTTGTAGTATGGGGGTAATGATAAAATAATGTCATGGTGGTTATAAGAACTAAATGAGCTAGTGTGTCTAGCATCTCAGCAACTAATATAATAATTAGGAAATTAGTATCACCATATCCTGCCAGAGAGAGGAGAACACGATTACTTTGTTTCTCTGCATCCTAGGTTCTGCAACTTCTGTAACTTTGTCAGGGTCTTAAACTGCACAAAGGGCGCAGGATACATGAAGCATTCTCCTGTCAGACTGCAGACAGCTCTCCAAAGTCTGGCTGATACGGGCTCCTCCCCACGTGCAGTGAACTAGTTCCTCACTTCGAGCAGGGTGAATAGGGGCTGGTTCTGTTCTTGACCTCTGCCCTCTGCATTCTGGACCCCCTTCCTTATTTCCATTTTGGCAGTGGGTGCCTCTGCCTATCTCCTCAGTCCCTGCACTTGGGAAGGCAGGACGTTTCTCCCTTAGACCTGGAGTCCTGGGAACTCCTGGGCACAGAAGTCACCTGATGAAACATGAGCTTTGAGTCACAGTGTCAGGCCAGAGTCATTCTAGGAATTAAGGAAGAGTTTGTGCTGCCAAAGGAGAGCTGTAGGGATGGTTGGGCCAGGGTAGGTCTGGGGAACAAGAAAGCCGCGTCTCTGCTTGCTTTCCCTAGACCTTTCGTAGCCCTGCAGCTTGAGAACTGAACAGGAGAGATTTGCCTCGTCTTTTAGATTGTGAAGGGAGTGGGGCTGGGAGCTTTCCAGCAGTGGAAAGGGTATTGTACTCACTCGACTGCCAGATAGACTGCAGCTGTCTGTCTTGCTCCACCTGCAGCTCTAAGTCATATgggactggagaagggaaaggccctTCTCCACAATGCGtgttgcttgcttgcttttatCCCACTCCTACCCCACACATCCCCCTAGGACACAGAAGACCTAGATCActatgaaatgaaagaagaagaGCCAGCTGAGGGCAAGAAATCTGAAGATGATGGCATCGGAAAAGAAAACTTGGCCATactagagaaaattaaaaagaaccaGAGGCAAGATTACTTAAATGTACGTGCCCTCTAGGAGAAGCTGGGCGGAGGGGTTGGCTGGTGCCGGCTGGGAGGTGGTAGGCCATCAGGTGTCAGGGTGGAAACAGTAGCCTCTTTGGCTTGGGTTATCAGTGAGCCTCATCCTTGCCCAACGCCGGGGAATACTGCCGGCCTGCCCCTCAAGCCTAGCACACAACTGTGAGATGTtctgtcctctgtgtctcctttgtAGGGTGCGGTATCTGGCTCGGTGCAGGCTACTGACCGGCTGATGAAGGAGCTCAGGGATATATACCGATCACAGAGTTTCAAAGGTGGTGAGTTTGCCTCACAGACGGCTCTGAACACGGGCTTTTCAGAAAGGACATGGTGGCAGCAGCAGATACAGGGGTGCTGACCAAGTTTTTAGGCCAAGGATGGAACACCCCTCATAGTGGCTTAAATTGGATGCATGTCTATGtgggatgaacctggagcctttgacctttttttcttctcagcCTGGGCTAGGGATCTGCATTGGGTCCCACTTACACTGGGACCATCATCTGATAACATCCTTCTCCCCTCCTTCAGGAAACTATGCAGTCGAACTCGTGAATGACAGTCTGTATGATTGGAATGTCAAACTCCTCAAGTAAGTGGGGACTGTGAGATTGGAAAGGAACTTGAGTAGTGAGTGAAGTCTCCGTGGTGGGAGTCTCCAGGGCCAGTCATCCCGGGAGCAGGTGTGGGCAGTGGCTTGGCTCTTTTCTGCTTGCCCCAGGGGCAGTGGGATCCTCAAGGCTTCTGAGTTAGACCCAGAGCTGAGCCTAAACTGGTTGCTTCCTAGAGTTGACCAGGACAGCGCTTTGCACAACGATCTCCAGATcctcaaagagaaagaaggagccGACTTCATCCTacttaacttttcttttaaagtaagtCCTTCCTTTCCAGTCCCTCCCGGGCGTAGGCATCCTTTCCACCTTCCAGTACTGCAGAGGGCCCTGACCTTCCCTCCCTGATGGCTGCCTCCATCTCTCCCTCAGGATAACTTTCCCTTTGACCCGCCGTTTGTCAGGGTTGTGTCTCCAGTCCTCTCTGGAGGGTGAGTGGCCCAGTAAGGGCAGAGGGTGAGGAAGGGTTGGGGAGCTTTTGCCAGGCACAGCTAACCAACCTTTCTTCTGCAGGTATGTTCTGGGTGGAGGTGCCATCTGCATGGAACTTCTCACTAAGCAGGTGAGCCTGTCTCTCGTTCTTTGCCTGGCTGGCCTGGGCAGGGCTAGGCTGACCTTTACCCCTCACCCTCCCACCAAGGGTTGGGTGATGGGCATAAATGGCCCTTTCATTCTGCATGGCAGGGCCTGCACCCACTGACCTGGGCAAATGGGTGATGGCTGTTCTGGGAGTGAAGGGCAGGGGCCCTTCCATGGCTGCAGCTGCTCTCTGGAGAACAAGCATCGGGTTTCTCTGGAAAGTCTGCTGACTCGTTTACTCTGCCCACATTGTTACTTAGGGCTGGAGCAGTGCCTACTCAATAGAGTCAGTGATCATGCAGATCAGCGCCACTCTGGTGAAGGGAAAAGCACGAGTGCAGTTTGGAGCCAACAAAGTAAGGAGCCCAGCCCCCGACCTGGTGGGGCTGTGGGAGCCGCACAGTCAGGGCCGCTAGGAGGCCGCAGCGTCAGCCCGTGGGCCTGGTGTACCTGCGTGGAGCAGAGCAGGGCCTTGGCCTCAGGGCGGCCTGAGCCTCTGGGGAGGGTGCCGGTCTGGAGGGGGAAAGCTAGGGGGTTGCACCCCGTGGGTCCCCCGGGCGGCCGGTTGGTCTGTTGGGAGCACAGCGCGGGGAGCTGGTCTCTGGGCGGCAGCAGGGCCACAGCGGGCTGTCCGGCGGCCTGATTGGTGGCTTCCTCCCCCCAGTCTCAGTACAGCCTGACAAGAGCGCAGCAGTCCTACAAGTCCTTGGTGCAGATCCACGAAAAGAACGGTGAGGCTGCGGCCACGGCTTGAGATGCGGACCTTTGCCAAGCCCGAGGTTTCCGTCCGCCCAAACAGCAAGAACCCCTTTCAGTTTCTGAGCCTTTTCCACCTCTTAGCACGGCACCTGCCCCTCTTCTCCAAGGAATTCAGTGAGCTGGAGGGTGACGAGTGCCACCTCCTCCAGTAAAAGCAGTGGCGGGCAGGGCAGGGGTAGACTGGGCGCCGCCCCACCTGCCCGCCGCCCCGGGGGCAGGCTCACCTCTCTGGTGTCGTCATTCTCCCTTTGCTCAGTCTCCAAGTAGGTGGTTCCTCACCTGCCCATAGACCTTCTCTCCCTGCACCAGGAGGCCCTTTCCAGGATCTTTTCACCTTGGACCCTGGAGGTGTCTTCAGTGATTCGGGCTAGGAGGGTGGGCAAAACAGCCTCCACCTCAccgttttcttccatttctttgcagGCTGGTACACACCCCCAAAGGAAGATGGCTAACCCAGGAGTgccattcccttcctcctcccccaggcaCCACTGGACCAATTACCTTTGAATGCTGTATTTGGATCTCACGCTGCCTCTGTGGTTCCCTCCCTCATTTTTCCTGGACGTGATAGCTCTGCCTATTGCAGGACAATGATGGCTATTCTAAacgctaaggaaaaaaaaacaaaaaacacacacagaactgTTTCAAGTACTCAAGACTGACTTACAGACCAACCAACCACCTGGCTGGAACCCTTGCTAGCAGGCATTCTTATAAAAGAAACTTTCGAGCCTCCTTATATTGCTGGAAACTCAGCTGTGCTCCAGACTAGAGCCTCCTTACCTATGCTatggatttttaatttattttctcttatttcatgTACACTGCTTTTTTTGGTTACAGTGTATGATGGatgtgtatgaaaaaaaaatgtatctttggGAAAACAATTACAGTTTGTTAATTTGAAGACGCTGGTCTtgactcatctttattttttatttccgtACCTtacccttcccccatcccctgaATTCCTTGAGCAGTGGGGGGAGGGGTACCAGGTTCACTGTGGCTTTGGTAGCCATGAGGGGCTGCACTTCGCTGC includes:
- the UBE2Q1 gene encoding LOW QUALITY PROTEIN: ubiquitin-conjugating enzyme E2 Q1 (The sequence of the model RefSeq protein was modified relative to this genomic sequence to represent the inferred CDS: deleted 2 bases in 1 codon), with the translated sequence MQQPQPQGQQQPGPGQQLGGQGAAPGAGGGPGGGPGPGPCLRRELKLLESIFHRGHERFRIASACLDELSCEFLLAGAGGAGAGAAPGPHLPSRGSVPGDPVRIHCNITESYPAVPPIWSVESDDPNLAAVLERLVDIKKGNTLLLQHLKRIISDLCKLYNLPQHPDVEMLDQPLPAEQCTQEDVSSEDEDEEMPEDTEDLDHYEMKEEEPAEGKKSEDDGIGKENLAILEKIKKNQRQDYLNGAVSGSVQATDRLMKELRDIYRSQSFKGGNYAVELVNDSLYDWNVKLLKVDQDSALHNDLQILKEKEGADFILLNFSFKDNFPFDPPFVRVVSPVLSGGYVLGGGAICMELLTKQGWSSAYSIESVIMQISATLVKGKARVQFGANKSQYSLTRAQQSYKSLVQIHEKNGWYTPPKEDG